The following proteins are co-located in the Trichomycterus rosablanca isolate fTriRos1 chromosome 14, fTriRos1.hap1, whole genome shotgun sequence genome:
- the LOC134326259 gene encoding uncharacterized protein LOC134326259: protein MHNSFKNGFTLWQVEKVLKALHYLFHYAPASREDFVLLTKCDRFPLPFCGHRWLENLPAVERAIEMWPYIVSYVDQVKAKKLPNPRSSSYDTIAEARMDPIILAKLHFFMSISRTFQPFLTKYQTDAPMIPFLGRDLEDLIRSLLRRFIKRDVQVDVSPVNLVKLDVTDQKFWVSPKQVDIGLGATAALKGMSGSQGGSERDVLQFMRDSQSALSKICQNILLKCPLKYPTVRNMLCLDPQKMHTEPDMCLKKMKALVMKFVQDKKLSGGVTAGDKIAQQFQKFLFNEARGEEFMVFSALDGTLRVDSFLHKAMNGYAELWSFVEKLLLLSHGQATVERGFSINKEVEMCNMNEDTIVSQRLICDYVRMCGGVVKVPLTKELLNECATSRNRYRIFLEDERKKKEKAKQMNKRKGAENELEQLRKKRRTILTVCDCYDL, encoded by the exons ATGCACAACTCATTCAAGAACGGCTTCACGCTTTGGCAAGTTGAAAAAGTTCTGAAAGCCCTGCACTACCTGTTTCATTATGCACCTGCAAGTAGGGAAGACTTTGTGTTATTGACCAAGTGTGATAGATTTCCTCTGCCATTTTGTGGACATCGCTGGCTGGAAAACCTTCCAGCAGTTGAGAGAGCCATTGAAATGTGGCCATATATTGTCTCCTATGTGGATCAGGTCAAAGCCAAGAAGCTCCCCAATCCAAGGTCATCATCGTATGACACCATCGCAGAAGCACGGATGGATCCCATTATCCTGGCAAAGTTGCACTTCTTCATGAGTATCTCAAGAACTTTTCAGCCATTTCTCACCAAGTACCAGACAGATGCCCCGATGATTCCCTTCTTAGGCAGAGATTTGGAGGATCTAATCAGG AGCCTTCTCAGGCGGTTTATAAAGCGAGATGTTCAGGTTGATGTTTCCCCAGTAAATCTGGTCAAGCTTGATGTGACAGACCAAAAATTTTGGGTCAGTCCAAAGCAAGTGGACATTGGCTTGGGAGCCACAGCTGCCCTCAAG GGCATGTCAGGCAGTCAGGGTGGAAGTGAGCGTGATGTGTTACAGTTCATGCGAGACAGCCAGAGTGCTCTGTCAAAAATTTGTCAGAACATTCTATTGAAGTGCCCACTGAAGTACCCCACTGTCCGAAATATGCTGTGCCTGGACCCCCAAAAGATGCACACTGAACCAGACATGTGCTTGAAAAAAATGAAGGCCCTCGTCATGAAATTTGTGCAGGACAAGAAGTTGTCAGGAGGAGTCACAGCGG GTGATAAGATTGCACAACAGTTTCAGAAGTTCCTGTTTAATGAGGCCAGAGGAGAGGAATTCATGGTCTTCAGTGCATTGGATGGGACATTGCGAGTTGACAGCTTCCTGCATAAGGCCATGAATGGATATGCAGAACTTTGGAGCTTTGTGGAAAAGCTACTGCTTCTGTCCCATGGACAAGCCACTGTGGAGCGTGGATTCTccataaacaaggaggtggagatGTGCAATATGAACGAGGACACTATAGTCTCACAGAGACTGATCTGCGACTATGTGAGGATGTGTGGTGGAGTGGTCAAAGTGCCACTAACTAAAGAGCTGCTAAATGAATGTGCAACTTCACGCAACCGGTATAGGATCTTCTTGGAAGATGAGaggaagaaaaaggaaaaggCAAAACAGATGAACAAGAGAAAAGGGGCTGAAAATGAGCTTGAACAGCTACGCAAGAAAAGAAGAACAATCTTAACTGTGTGTGACTGTTACGACCTGTAG
- the LOC134326260 gene encoding LOW QUALITY PROTEIN: tripartite motif-containing protein 16-like (The sequence of the model RefSeq protein was modified relative to this genomic sequence to represent the inferred CDS: substituted 3 bases at 3 genomic stop codons), translating into MAESKISVTQDEFSCSLCLETLKDPVTTSCGAKNCNNCWDQEVDKGTYSCPQCRKTFTPRPVVSINTMLVGEKLKKTXLQAPHPGHCSAGPEDVECDSCTGKKYKAVKSCLACLASFCETHLQPHCQIPLYKTHKLVKASRXLQDQICSQHNKLLEVYCRTDQQCICVLCTMDDHKGHDAISAAAERTEKQVKILYSSLXQRKFQEKIQNREKELCELIKAVESHKCSAQTAVKNIERICTELINSVTRRCFELKDLIRDRETAEVSRAEKLIKRVVQEIEELQKKDAELDTAQSLSAPAGSAESAAITISPFLSFDDVTTSVSQLREKVEKFWKEQCEKIPDEVKKVRITSPPEPEIREDFLQYVCRFTLDPNTVNKNLRLSEENKVATRSRTEQSYHDHPDRFYVYSQVVCRESVSGRWYWEVEWSGNKGVDIAVSYKSISRKERGDDCRFGQNDQSWRLFCSPSSFSFRHNKKKTEIPTMPSSSRIGVYVDYEAGTLSFYSVSDTMKLLHRVQTTFTQPLYPGFFLYPGSEVKLARIHIITQQ; encoded by the exons ATGGCTGAATCCAAAATTTCAGTAACTCAGGACGAGTTCAGCTGTTCACtctgtctggaaacactgaaggatccagtaACTACATCATGTGGTGCA aaaaactgtaataactgctgggatcaggaggttgataagggaacatacagctgtccacagtgtagaaaaaccttcactccaagacctgtTGTGAGTATAAACACAATGCTGGTTGGGGAGAAACTGAAGAAAACATAACTTCAAGCTCCACATCCTGGTCACTGTTCTGctggacctgaagatgtggagtgtgattCCTGCACTGGGAAAAAATACAAAGCCGTAAAATCCTGTCTAGCgtgtttggcctctttctgtgaaactcaccttcagcctcaTTGTCAGATTCCTCTTTATAAGACTCACAAGCTGGTTAAAGCCTCCAGATGACtccaggatcagatctgctctcagcataataaactgctggaggtttactgtcgtactgatcagcagtgtatctgtgtgttgtgtaccatggatgatcataaaggacatgatgcaatatcagctgcagcagaaagaactgagaaacaggtaaaaatattatacagctctctttaacaa agaaaattccaggagaaaatccagaacagagagaaggaactttgtgagctgataaaagctgtggagtctcacaag tgttctgcacagacagcagtgaagaacattgagaggatctgtactgaactaatcaactcaGTTACCAGAAGATGCTTtgagctaaaagatctgatcagagatcgagagacagcagaagtaaGTCGAGCTGAAAAACTCATAAAACGGGTGGTGCAGGAGATTGAAGAGCTGCAGaagaaagatgctgaactggacACAGCG cagtctctctcggctcctgctggatctgcagaatcagccgccatcacaatcagtcctttcctctcatttgatgatgttacaacgtctgtatctcagctgagagagaaagtagaaaaattctggaaagagcagtgtgagaagataccagatgaag tgaagaaagtccggattacttcacctcctgaacctgaaatcagagaagattttctacaat atgtttgtcggttcacactggatccaaacacagtaaataaaaacctccgtctgtctgaggagaacaaagtggcgACCCGGAGTAGAACAGAACAGTCGTATCatgatcatccagatagattttaTGTTTACTCTCaggttgtgtgtagagagagtgtgagtggacgctggtactgggaggttgagtggagtgggaATAAGGGGGTTGatatagcagtgtcatataaaagcatcagcaggaaggaaCGTGGTGATGATTGTAGGTTTGGACAgaatgatcagtcctggaggTTGTTCTGTTCTCCATCCAGCTTTTCATTCCGGCACAATAAGAAAAAGACTGAAATTCCCAcaatgccgagttcctctagaataggagtgtatgtggattatgaagcaggaactctgtccttctacagcgtctctgatacaatgaagctcctccacagagttcagaccacgttcactcagcccctctacccggggtttttTCTTTATCCAGGAtcagaagtgaaact tgcaagaattcacaTAATTACACAGCAGTGA